A stretch of Aureispira sp. CCB-E DNA encodes these proteins:
- a CDS encoding LytTR family DNA-binding domain-containing protein, translated as MSITCLIIDDEQPARELLKKYLSKVPDLELIGACKSPLDALSIIQEQSVDLLLLDIQMPDLKGTELLRCITGKQPLVIFTTAYQEYAIEGFELDVVDYMLKPISFDRFLKGIQKVLEHKQWMEYKHQNLPSKSISTEKDYIALKSNQKLHKVQLNDILYIEGMKEYVVFYTEVQKLVIHASLKSLETRLPQDAFLRVHKSYIVNKNKVSNMFGNQLAVGDKYIPIGYSYKRTIVNQIF; from the coding sequence ATGAGTATAACTTGTCTAATCATTGATGACGAACAACCTGCAAGAGAATTATTAAAAAAATACCTTTCTAAAGTACCAGACTTAGAGTTAATTGGTGCTTGCAAAAGTCCCTTGGATGCTTTAAGTATTATTCAAGAACAATCAGTGGATTTGTTGTTGTTAGATATTCAAATGCCAGACTTGAAGGGAACTGAATTGCTGAGATGTATTACGGGAAAACAACCACTGGTTATCTTCACTACAGCTTATCAGGAATATGCTATAGAAGGATTTGAGTTGGACGTTGTTGATTATATGTTAAAGCCAATTAGCTTTGATCGTTTCTTAAAAGGAATCCAAAAAGTTTTGGAGCACAAACAATGGATGGAATACAAACACCAAAATTTGCCTTCTAAGAGTATTTCTACAGAAAAAGACTATATAGCACTAAAATCGAATCAAAAGCTTCACAAAGTCCAATTAAATGACATTCTATATATAGAAGGAATGAAAGAATATGTGGTATTTTATACAGAAGTACAAAAACTAGTTATTCATGCTTCTTTGAAGTCTTTAGAAACTCGATTGCCTCAAGATGCTTTTTTGAGGGTACATAAATCTTATATTGTTAATAAAAATAAAGTGTCAAATATGTTTGGTAATCAATTGGCAGTAGGAGATAAGTACATCCCTATTGGTTATTCCTATAAGCGAACGATTGTCAACCAAATTTTTTAA
- a CDS encoding sensor histidine kinase, which yields MNFIKKKYKEILVWVAYFLLLFSVAHDNWGTIQNGAEVSLFMVVVHFVIFYGNYYVLMPLTFAKKRYLWFTFGSIIFITIWAGLTYWVFRYAFQSGYWTSPIEFSAIEYSKSIPKVEYLWTGRISLSGLNVFFISILYFYAEQEKSLQQRMWALEHEKVQAEVKLLRMQINPHFLFNALNNIYAQAVLEESNVADSIHKLSGLLRYTLYDCDTDEVSLVREIEYIDNYIDLQELKEDALEQIEFRVEGNITQVKIAPMLLISFVENAFKHGNIWQGGWIRIELHTNSKELVFKCLNSIGNSNQMKDTASGIGLKNVKKRLTLNYPNRHQLTINKDRDVFEITLKISNEYNLSNH from the coding sequence ATGAATTTTATAAAAAAAAAATATAAAGAGATTCTAGTTTGGGTAGCGTATTTCCTTTTGTTATTCTCTGTTGCACATGACAATTGGGGAACGATTCAAAATGGGGCAGAAGTCTCCTTATTTATGGTTGTTGTTCATTTTGTTATTTTTTATGGAAATTACTATGTCTTGATGCCATTGACATTTGCCAAAAAGAGGTATTTATGGTTTACTTTCGGAAGCATAATTTTTATAACAATATGGGCTGGTTTAACTTATTGGGTGTTTCGTTATGCTTTCCAATCAGGGTATTGGACATCACCAATTGAATTTAGTGCCATAGAGTATTCGAAGTCTATTCCAAAGGTAGAATATCTGTGGACTGGACGAATTAGTTTGAGTGGCTTGAATGTATTTTTTATCAGCATTCTTTATTTTTACGCCGAACAAGAAAAGTCATTACAGCAGCGTATGTGGGCATTGGAACACGAAAAAGTACAAGCAGAAGTTAAGTTGTTACGAATGCAAATCAACCCACATTTTTTGTTCAATGCACTGAATAATATTTATGCACAAGCAGTACTTGAAGAAAGCAACGTTGCTGATTCTATCCATAAATTATCTGGCTTACTGCGTTATACGCTATATGATTGTGATACAGACGAAGTATCTTTAGTCCGTGAAATTGAGTATATTGATAACTATATTGATTTACAAGAGTTAAAAGAAGATGCCTTGGAGCAGATCGAGTTTCGAGTAGAGGGAAATATAACCCAAGTTAAAATAGCTCCTATGTTGCTAATTTCTTTTGTGGAGAACGCATTTAAACATGGGAATATATGGCAAGGAGGTTGGATACGGATTGAACTACACACTAATTCCAAGGAGCTAGTATTTAAATGCCTTAATTCTATAGGTAATAGCAATCAAATGAAAGACACCGCTTCTGGAATAGGATTAAAAAATGTAAAAAAAAGATTGACTTTAAACTATCCTAATCGGCATCAGCTAACGATTAATAAGGATAGAGATGTATTTGAGATTACCTTAAAAATAAGTAATGAGTATAACTTGTCTAATCATTGA
- a CDS encoding TonB-dependent receptor, whose translation MKIWLTLIFCCLINIGWLSAQGDKATLSGYVKDADSGEELIGATIVVDGTSLGTATNIYGFYSLTLDKGKYKLIVSYIGYQAQEIEIDLQENETMTLELGTGAKDMEEIVVKAEKDDDVMMQDAGVGTTKINVKKLETLPVFMGEKDILKSIQLLPGISASSEGSTGLTVRGGKPDQNLILLDEAVVYNPSHFLGFFSVFNSDALKDLTVYKGGIPSQYGGRASSVLDIYMKNGNKKKFGLSGGLGLISSRLTFEGPIVKDKGSFILSGRATYLDLLLKVFDNERFGQLGLGFWDLNLKANYSFGKNDRIFVSGYAGRDNFSFGNFGLNYGNYTATVRWNHTFNEKLFANTSFFFSDYYYGYKIGRSGDDFTIEAGIRDYALKQDYSYYLNPKNTIRFGFNTTYHEFQPSQLRSSNDNINSLIADKKHAIESGIYAGHEIQFTDKFKAVYGLRVSLFNQIGPGDIFTFDESNRITDTTTYKPFEHVQTYWGLEPRLALTYQAFPTTAFEFGYHRIHQYVHLLSNSTAAAPNDMWIPSTNNVKPQIADQVSLGVKQSFFKNKLTIGLEGYYKYLQNQVDYENGADILLNTRIESQILNGVGWSYGAELLVQGKIGDFNGWVSYTLSKTAYQFKEINRGNPYPAKQDRTHDIAIVGTYELKKRWVFSLSWIYQTGNAVTFPSAKYEINGQKVSYFTERNGYRMPAAHRLDIAVTFRNKPTKKFQSSFTVGIYNVYNQYNPFSIDFRPNEADPTKTDAVQLSLFGIIPTVTWNFSF comes from the coding sequence ATGAAAATCTGGTTAACACTAATATTCTGCTGTCTGATTAATATTGGATGGCTTTCTGCACAAGGAGATAAAGCAACCCTTAGTGGCTATGTCAAAGATGCCGACTCTGGGGAGGAACTCATTGGGGCAACTATTGTTGTTGATGGCACTAGTCTTGGCACAGCTACAAATATATATGGTTTTTACTCTCTCACTTTGGACAAAGGAAAGTACAAATTAATTGTAAGCTATATTGGTTATCAAGCCCAAGAAATAGAAATTGATTTGCAAGAAAATGAAACCATGACACTAGAACTAGGAACCGGTGCCAAAGACATGGAAGAAATTGTTGTCAAGGCTGAAAAAGATGACGATGTAATGATGCAAGATGCAGGTGTTGGTACTACTAAAATTAATGTCAAAAAGCTAGAAACACTGCCTGTATTTATGGGCGAAAAAGATATCCTTAAAAGTATTCAGCTCCTGCCAGGTATTAGTGCTTCTAGTGAAGGTAGTACAGGACTGACTGTTCGAGGAGGGAAACCAGACCAAAACTTGATTTTGTTAGACGAAGCTGTTGTTTATAACCCTTCCCATTTTTTGGGCTTTTTCTCTGTTTTCAACTCTGATGCACTCAAAGATTTAACGGTTTATAAAGGAGGTATTCCTTCTCAATATGGCGGTCGTGCTTCTTCTGTTCTAGATATTTATATGAAAAATGGAAACAAGAAAAAATTTGGCTTATCTGGAGGATTAGGACTTATTTCATCTCGCCTAACATTTGAAGGACCAATTGTAAAAGACAAAGGCTCTTTTATTCTTTCTGGACGTGCGACTTACTTGGATCTATTACTAAAAGTATTTGACAACGAACGTTTTGGACAACTAGGACTCGGGTTTTGGGATTTAAATCTAAAAGCCAATTATAGTTTTGGAAAAAACGATAGAATTTTTGTTTCTGGATATGCAGGTCGAGATAACTTTAGTTTTGGAAATTTTGGTCTCAATTATGGAAATTATACCGCTACTGTCCGCTGGAATCACACTTTCAATGAAAAGCTATTTGCCAATACTTCTTTTTTCTTTAGTGATTATTACTATGGTTATAAAATTGGTCGTTCTGGCGATGACTTTACAATTGAAGCAGGAATTAGAGACTATGCATTAAAGCAAGACTATAGTTACTATTTAAATCCTAAAAATACCATTCGCTTTGGGTTTAATACTACCTATCACGAATTTCAACCTAGTCAATTACGCTCCTCCAATGATAACATCAATAGCTTAATTGCGGACAAAAAACATGCTATTGAAAGTGGAATTTATGCGGGACATGAAATTCAGTTTACCGACAAATTTAAAGCCGTTTATGGTCTAAGAGTTTCTCTTTTCAACCAAATTGGTCCTGGAGATATTTTTACTTTTGATGAGTCAAACAGAATAACTGATACAACCACTTACAAACCATTTGAGCACGTGCAAACTTATTGGGGGCTAGAGCCTCGCCTTGCTCTCACTTATCAGGCCTTTCCTACAACTGCCTTTGAGTTCGGGTATCACAGAATTCATCAGTACGTGCATTTATTGAGCAATAGTACTGCTGCTGCTCCGAACGATATGTGGATACCAAGTACCAATAATGTAAAACCTCAAATTGCGGATCAAGTTAGTTTAGGAGTCAAACAAAGCTTTTTCAAAAATAAGTTAACAATTGGCTTAGAAGGCTATTATAAATACCTACAAAATCAAGTTGATTATGAAAACGGCGCGGATATCTTGTTGAATACTAGGATTGAAAGCCAGATTCTAAACGGTGTTGGCTGGTCTTATGGCGCAGAACTATTGGTACAAGGTAAGATTGGAGATTTTAATGGCTGGGTTAGTTATACCTTATCCAAAACAGCTTATCAGTTCAAAGAAATCAACAGAGGCAACCCCTATCCTGCCAAACAAGATCGCACACATGATATTGCTATTGTGGGAACTTATGAATTAAAAAAACGTTGGGTTTTCTCACTTTCTTGGATTTATCAGACAGGAAATGCCGTTACATTCCCTAGTGCCAAATATGAAATTAATGGTCAAAAAGTAAGCTATTTTACCGAACGAAATGGCTACAGAATGCCTGCTGCTCATCGTTTGGATATTGCTGTTACGTTTAGAAACAAACCTACGAAAAAATTCCAGTCTAGCTTTACAGTTGGTATTTACAATGTTTATAACCAGTATAACCCATTCTCGATTGATTTTAGACCCAATGAAGCAGATCCAACTAAGACGGATGCCGTACAGTTAAGTTTGTTTGGAATTATTCCAACGGTAACTTGGAATTTTTCTTTTTAA
- a CDS encoding DUF4249 domain-containing protein — MKFNIIISLLALYILTTSCEKIIDVDLNEANPAPVFEAYLENDSTCYVKATLTSSYYDNSTSPAITNATMTITDQAGNSETLTHKGDGIYKGNTLIGTIGNTYTLDINIDGKLYTASSTMPPLTPIDSCSVQDRGNLFGGGGIPGPPRYFVYVNYTDPGNLTNYYAIQTTYYDSVEVGFRTDYRIADDELSNGISTRSFTTFTSFEPGDTLTIELASIDQATHLYFKTLEDAIAGAGFASAAPANPTTNFSEGALGYFGAWSKDKIEFIVP, encoded by the coding sequence ATGAAGTTCAATATAATCATCAGCTTATTAGCACTTTACATCTTAACAACAAGTTGTGAAAAAATTATTGATGTTGATTTAAATGAGGCAAACCCTGCTCCTGTTTTTGAGGCTTATTTAGAAAATGACTCCACCTGCTACGTCAAAGCTACTTTAACTAGTAGTTATTACGACAACAGCACTTCTCCTGCAATCACGAATGCAACCATGACAATTACAGACCAAGCAGGTAATAGTGAAACGCTCACTCATAAAGGAGATGGTATTTATAAAGGGAATACTCTTATCGGAACCATTGGCAATACCTATACCTTGGATATTAATATCGACGGAAAGTTGTACACAGCTAGTTCTACAATGCCCCCTCTAACTCCTATAGATAGTTGCTCGGTCCAAGATAGAGGCAACTTATTTGGTGGCGGCGGCATTCCTGGACCTCCTAGATATTTTGTCTATGTCAACTATACAGATCCTGGTAATTTGACCAATTACTATGCGATACAAACTACTTATTATGACTCCGTAGAAGTCGGTTTCAGAACAGATTATAGAATAGCAGATGATGAATTAAGCAATGGAATTAGCACTCGTTCCTTTACAACATTTACGAGTTTTGAGCCAGGCGATACCCTTACCATTGAGTTGGCTTCTATCGATCAAGCTACCCATTTGTACTTCAAAACGTTAGAAGATGCTATTGCTGGAGCTGGTTTTGCTAGTGCCGCTCCTGCCAATCCAACTACCAATTTCTCTGAGGGAGCACTGGGATACTTTGGAGCTTGGAGTAAGGATAAAATTGAATTTATCGTTCCCTAA
- a CDS encoding RNA polymerase sigma factor produces the protein MLEPSQHNKDTEKKILSQLRKPESFEKGFRFLVQTYQERLYWHIRQMVNLHDDADEVLQNTFIKTYRGIKNFRGDAQLYTWMYRIATNEALTFLKKKKKYATVDLDNEEGSLIGSLEADKYFDGNQATILLQEALKQLPEKQRQVFIFRYYDELSYNEISIILGTSVGGLKASYHHAVKKIEAYVRNNIDS, from the coding sequence TTGTTAGAACCTTCACAACATAACAAAGATACAGAAAAAAAAATCCTTTCACAGTTAAGGAAACCTGAAAGCTTTGAGAAAGGATTTCGATTCTTGGTGCAAACTTACCAAGAGCGTTTGTATTGGCACATTCGACAAATGGTAAATTTGCATGATGATGCCGATGAAGTTTTGCAAAATACCTTTATCAAAACATATCGAGGGATTAAAAACTTTAGGGGAGATGCTCAACTGTATACGTGGATGTATCGCATTGCAACAAATGAGGCACTTACATTTTTGAAGAAGAAAAAAAAGTATGCAACCGTTGATTTGGATAACGAGGAAGGGAGCTTGATAGGTAGTTTGGAAGCAGATAAATATTTTGATGGCAATCAAGCAACTATTTTATTGCAAGAGGCCTTAAAACAATTGCCAGAAAAACAACGACAAGTTTTTATTTTTAGGTACTATGATGAGTTGAGCTATAATGAGATTTCAATCATATTGGGTACTTCGGTTGGTGGTTTAAAAGCGTCTTATCATCATGCTGTAAAAAAAATAGAAGCTTATGTGAGAAATAATATTGACTCGTGA
- a CDS encoding GNAT family N-acetyltransferase, which produces MFYMFSSNNVSKQLINANQQNVEVYSLPKNTGYAIQVKNSIQEIKETWDSVAPKDNLFLQSTYLQTLENYPPEKMSFRYIVFYKDNLPIGIAYNQIFKLNVEDSLQQNNEEENTNKSNCLIRAFSNAVKKWFIKRAEFNLLICGNLLLTGEYGFHFNIPISEQQTASLIQDSLDALQNILDKEQTKVSVHLLKDYKIEDCQPLKEQLQKETYHPFLMQPSMYMDMRPHWDNFDSYLGDMSSKYRVRAKRARKKGKAIIKKELSLAEIELHEDRIYELYKMIADGAGFNAFLLHKQYFTALKRDLGDQYKLTAYFIDDQLIAFYTAIFNYQEMDAHFLGVDGAYNREHQVYLNILYDLVNRAIDGQVERIDFARTALEIKSSVGAVSQDMLCFFKHRSTLSSKILQFVFDSLNPKEEWQPRSPFKSDVVSVG; this is translated from the coding sequence ATGTTCTACATGTTTTCTTCCAACAATGTTAGCAAACAGTTAATCAATGCTAACCAACAAAATGTCGAAGTTTATTCATTGCCTAAAAATACTGGTTATGCCATTCAAGTCAAAAATAGTATACAAGAAATAAAAGAAACTTGGGATAGTGTTGCCCCTAAAGACAATCTATTTCTACAAAGCACTTATTTACAAACACTTGAAAACTACCCTCCTGAAAAAATGAGTTTTAGGTATATTGTCTTTTACAAAGATAATTTGCCTATTGGAATTGCATATAATCAAATATTTAAACTAAATGTAGAAGACAGCCTACAACAGAACAATGAGGAAGAAAATACGAATAAATCGAATTGTTTGATCAGAGCATTTAGTAATGCTGTAAAAAAATGGTTTATCAAGCGAGCCGAATTTAACTTGTTGATTTGTGGCAACTTATTACTAACAGGCGAATATGGTTTCCACTTTAATATTCCTATCTCTGAACAGCAAACAGCTAGCTTGATTCAGGACTCATTGGATGCCCTGCAAAATATACTAGATAAAGAGCAAACAAAAGTTAGTGTACACTTACTAAAAGACTACAAAATAGAAGATTGCCAACCGCTAAAAGAACAACTTCAAAAGGAAACCTACCACCCATTTCTCATGCAGCCTAGTATGTACATGGATATGCGCCCTCATTGGGATAACTTTGATAGTTATTTAGGTGATATGAGTTCGAAATACAGAGTAAGAGCTAAGCGGGCTCGCAAGAAAGGAAAAGCTATTATAAAAAAAGAACTTAGTTTAGCTGAAATTGAGTTGCATGAAGATCGAATTTATGAGCTATACAAAATGATAGCTGATGGCGCTGGATTTAATGCCTTTTTGTTACATAAGCAATATTTCACAGCACTAAAAAGAGATTTGGGAGACCAGTACAAACTAACAGCTTATTTCATTGATGATCAACTCATTGCTTTTTATACTGCCATTTTTAACTATCAAGAAATGGATGCACATTTCTTAGGCGTTGACGGAGCTTATAATAGAGAACACCAAGTTTATCTTAATATCTTATATGATTTGGTGAATAGAGCAATAGATGGTCAAGTTGAGCGCATTGACTTTGCTCGTACTGCGCTAGAAATCAAAAGCTCAGTAGGAGCTGTATCTCAAGATATGCTGTGCTTTTTTAAGCATAGAAGTACGCTATCTAGCAAAATATTGCAATTTGTATTTGACAGCCTAAATCCAAAAGAAGAATGGCAACCTCGTAGTCCGTTTAAGTCGGATGTGGTTTCTGTGGGGTAA
- the ileS gene encoding isoleucine--tRNA ligase has product MVSKYQEFKKLDLPQIDQQMLDFWKENKVFEKSMTEREGCPNFVFFEGPPSANGKPGIHHVLARSVKDTFCRFQTMKGKLVRRKAGWDTHGLPIELAVEKKLGITKEDIGKKISVDDYNRECKETVMMYKDMWDHLTLKMGYWVDMSDPYITYENNYIESVWWLLQKLYKDDLIYKGYTIQPYSPAAGTGLSSHELNQPGCYKDVSDTTVVAQFKAKPNSVLPDDTYFIAWTTTPWTLPSNTALCVGPKIAYVLVQTFNQYTGEKMQVVLAKDLVSKQFSGKYAPATDDFKLDDYTAGDKKIPYLIVQEFVGTDLVGIEYEQLLPYALPHENPEKAFRVIAGNFVTTADGTGIVHIAPTFGADDAFVAKEAGVPPMLVMNEDEDLVPLVDLQGKFRPEMGEFGGMYVKNEYYKAGEAPEKSVDVQLAIKLKTENKAFKVEKYKHSYPHCWRTDKPVLYYPLDSWFVRATAKKERMSELNKTINWKPKATGEKRFGGWLENLQDWNLSRSRYWGIPLPIWRTEDGSEEVCIGSLEELQAGIDAANEQLGLTQSMPKDLHRPYIDDVVLVSSKGEKMTRETDLIDVWFDSGSMPYAQWHYPFENKELIDNALQSNSGEVAYPADFIAEGVDQTRGWFYTLHAIATMCFDSVAYKNVVSNGLVLDKNGQKMSKSKGNAVEPFETLDKYGADATRWYMLTNAQPWDNLKFDELGLDETRRKLFGTLYNTYNFFATYANVDTYDGTSLEGFKYGKEVPLTQRAEIDRWIISLLNSLVKEVDADFANYEPTNAGRKIADFVDRHLSNWYVRLCRRRFWKGEKNEDKLAAYQTLYTCLATLAKLMAPIAPFFSDWLYQNLNNVTQKEPHISVHLAFFPEVQEEAIDKDLEQRMSYAQRITSLVLSLRKKEAIRVRQPLQKILLPVLDKNFQAQVEAVEDLILSELNVKEFEYVSDASGIIKKGIKPNFKTLGKRLGKNMKAGKAAIDAFTQADIATLEREGVYTLNLGTETFDLTLEDVTITSEDIEGWMVANDAEITVALDVKLTPELEAEGMARELVNRIQNLRKDKEFEVTDRIVLTLENHTALNDALAHFKDYICAEVLATELNLVDNLSTGDEVELIDAINLKMSVVKS; this is encoded by the coding sequence ATCGTGAGTAAGTATCAAGAGTTTAAGAAATTAGACCTACCTCAAATAGACCAACAGATGTTGGATTTTTGGAAAGAAAATAAGGTCTTTGAAAAAAGTATGACAGAACGTGAAGGCTGTCCAAATTTTGTATTCTTTGAAGGACCTCCATCTGCCAATGGCAAACCTGGTATTCATCATGTTTTGGCGCGTTCTGTAAAAGATACTTTTTGCCGTTTTCAAACTATGAAAGGAAAACTAGTCCGACGCAAAGCTGGCTGGGACACCCATGGTCTTCCCATTGAATTGGCTGTTGAAAAAAAACTAGGAATTACCAAAGAGGATATCGGTAAAAAAATATCGGTTGATGACTACAACAGAGAGTGTAAGGAGACGGTCATGATGTACAAAGACATGTGGGATCATTTAACCCTCAAAATGGGGTATTGGGTCGATATGTCAGATCCTTATATCACTTACGAAAATAACTATATAGAGTCAGTTTGGTGGTTACTACAAAAACTATACAAGGATGATTTAATTTACAAAGGTTATACGATACAACCCTACTCTCCTGCCGCAGGAACAGGGCTTAGCTCTCATGAGCTGAATCAGCCTGGCTGTTATAAAGATGTTTCGGACACAACGGTTGTTGCTCAATTTAAAGCCAAACCCAATTCAGTACTTCCAGATGATACTTACTTTATCGCTTGGACGACAACACCTTGGACCTTACCTTCTAATACAGCACTTTGTGTAGGACCTAAAATCGCTTATGTTTTAGTCCAAACCTTCAATCAGTATACAGGAGAAAAAATGCAAGTAGTTTTAGCCAAAGATTTGGTAAGCAAGCAATTTTCTGGAAAGTATGCCCCAGCTACAGATGACTTCAAGTTGGATGACTATACTGCTGGAGATAAAAAAATACCTTATTTAATCGTTCAAGAATTTGTTGGTACCGACTTGGTGGGCATCGAATACGAACAACTTTTGCCTTATGCACTACCACACGAAAATCCAGAAAAAGCTTTCCGAGTGATTGCTGGAAACTTTGTAACCACTGCTGATGGTACAGGTATCGTGCATATTGCTCCTACATTTGGAGCTGATGATGCTTTTGTAGCCAAAGAAGCGGGTGTTCCGCCAATGCTGGTTATGAACGAAGACGAAGATTTGGTTCCTTTGGTTGATCTACAAGGCAAATTCAGACCAGAAATGGGAGAATTTGGTGGTATGTATGTCAAAAACGAATATTACAAAGCAGGGGAAGCTCCTGAAAAATCGGTCGATGTCCAATTAGCAATCAAATTAAAGACAGAAAACAAAGCTTTTAAAGTAGAAAAATACAAGCACAGCTACCCACATTGTTGGCGTACAGACAAACCTGTTTTATACTATCCTTTGGATTCTTGGTTCGTTCGAGCAACGGCTAAAAAAGAGCGCATGTCAGAACTCAATAAAACCATTAACTGGAAGCCTAAAGCAACTGGTGAAAAGCGTTTTGGAGGATGGTTGGAGAATCTTCAAGATTGGAACCTCTCTCGTTCTCGCTATTGGGGAATACCATTGCCTATCTGGCGAACAGAAGATGGGAGCGAAGAAGTATGCATCGGCTCTTTAGAAGAATTGCAAGCGGGAATTGATGCTGCCAATGAACAACTAGGTTTGACTCAATCAATGCCCAAAGATTTGCACCGCCCTTACATCGACGATGTGGTGTTAGTAAGCAGCAAGGGTGAAAAAATGACACGAGAAACAGACTTAATTGACGTTTGGTTTGACAGTGGTTCTATGCCTTATGCACAATGGCATTATCCTTTTGAAAATAAAGAATTGATTGATAATGCTTTGCAATCCAACTCTGGTGAAGTAGCTTACCCTGCGGATTTCATTGCAGAAGGAGTAGATCAGACTCGAGGTTGGTTCTATACCTTACATGCGATAGCAACCATGTGTTTTGATTCAGTTGCTTATAAAAATGTCGTTTCTAATGGCTTGGTTTTGGATAAAAATGGACAGAAAATGTCTAAATCTAAAGGAAATGCCGTAGAGCCATTTGAAACGCTCGACAAATATGGTGCAGATGCTACTCGCTGGTATATGCTTACCAATGCTCAACCTTGGGACAATTTAAAGTTTGATGAACTAGGTTTGGACGAAACACGTCGGAAGTTGTTTGGAACATTGTATAATACCTACAATTTCTTTGCTACTTATGCCAATGTTGATACTTATGATGGAACTAGTTTAGAGGGATTTAAATACGGCAAAGAAGTACCATTAACTCAAAGAGCAGAGATTGATCGTTGGATCATCTCCTTATTAAACTCTTTGGTCAAAGAAGTAGATGCTGATTTTGCCAACTATGAACCAACCAACGCTGGACGTAAGATTGCCGACTTTGTAGACCGCCATTTAAGCAACTGGTATGTTCGCTTGTGTCGCCGTCGCTTTTGGAAAGGAGAGAAGAACGAAGATAAATTAGCTGCCTACCAAACATTGTATACTTGTTTGGCAACCTTAGCAAAATTAATGGCTCCAATTGCTCCTTTCTTTTCTGATTGGTTGTATCAAAACTTGAATAACGTCACTCAAAAAGAGCCACATATCTCTGTTCATTTGGCATTCTTCCCAGAGGTACAAGAAGAAGCTATTGACAAAGATTTGGAGCAACGAATGAGCTATGCACAACGCATTACTTCTTTGGTGTTATCTTTGAGAAAGAAAGAGGCGATACGAGTACGCCAACCGTTGCAAAAAATCTTATTGCCTGTATTGGATAAAAATTTCCAAGCACAAGTAGAAGCAGTAGAAGACTTAATTCTTTCCGAATTGAATGTGAAAGAGTTTGAATATGTTTCTGATGCCTCAGGTATTATCAAAAAAGGAATCAAACCGAACTTTAAAACGCTAGGCAAACGCTTAGGTAAAAATATGAAAGCTGGAAAGGCTGCCATAGATGCCTTTACACAAGCAGATATTGCAACGCTTGAAAGGGAAGGAGTCTATACCTTAAATTTGGGGACTGAAACATTTGACTTAACTCTAGAAGATGTTACCATTACATCTGAAGATATCGAAGGGTGGATGGTTGCCAATGATGCAGAAATTACGGTGGCATTAGATGTAAAACTAACACCTGAATTAGAAGCAGAGGGAATGGCTCGCGAATTGGTTAATCGCATTCAGAATTTGCGAAAAGATAAAGAATTTGAGGTGACCGATCGCATCGTTTTAACCTTAGAAAATCATACGGCTTTAAATGATGCCTTGGCTCATTTCAAAGATTATATCTGCGCAGAAGTGTTGGCTACTGAATTAAACCTAGTGGATAATTTATCAACAGGAGATGAAGTAGAGTTAATTGATGCTATTAATTTGAAAATGAGTGTTGTGAAAAGCTAA
- a CDS encoding TetR/AcrR family transcriptional regulator: protein MPKIKTSKEELIEKSLAIFKTNGYPATSISMLAKACGVEKAHLYYYFKNKEDLMLEVLLYLKQQASDNIFNIAYNENLEYSDRLEQVLNALKDFYKEVKLGCLMTNTILQTLYERTVFSTVAQQFCSELIDCIAHLYQDRYSAKYAIGKAEQAVQDMYGGLVFAQIYNDDTYLDRALKRIKKKV, encoded by the coding sequence ATGCCAAAAATAAAAACCTCAAAAGAAGAGTTGATAGAAAAGTCCTTAGCTATTTTTAAAACCAATGGTTATCCAGCAACAAGTATCTCTATGTTGGCCAAAGCCTGCGGGGTAGAAAAAGCGCATTTGTATTATTACTTTAAAAATAAGGAAGATTTGATGTTAGAAGTACTTCTTTATCTCAAACAACAAGCTTCTGATAATATTTTTAATATTGCTTATAATGAAAATTTAGAGTACTCAGATCGCTTAGAACAAGTTTTAAATGCTTTAAAAGACTTTTATAAGGAAGTTAAACTAGGATGCTTGATGACCAATACGATTCTGCAAACGCTCTATGAACGAACTGTTTTTAGTACCGTAGCGCAACAGTTTTGTTCTGAATTAATTGATTGTATTGCTCATTTGTATCAAGACCGATATAGTGCCAAATATGCTATCGGCAAAGCAGAACAGGCAGTTCAAGATATGTATGGCGGGCTAGTATTTGCTCAAATTTACAATGATGACACTTATCTTGATCGAGCGTTAAAAAGGATTAAAAAGAAAGTTTAA